The Oryctolagus cuniculus chromosome 13, mOryCun1.1, whole genome shotgun sequence sequence GGAAATGTCCAAGTAGTCCAAATTGCTGCTTAAGAATGCAAATAACATCAATCAAATGacccctttatttaaaaaattgttttaattcccCATGGGTTCGTAAATGaacaaatttgtttaaaaatttttttaagaaatgtctttgagaggaacagagaaggagagtgttcCCATTggatgtttcactcccccaaattcccacaacggCATGGGTTGGGCTGGCCCAAgccggaaactcaatccaagactGCCACAGTCCAGATATCCagtgtggagggcagggacccaaccactggagccGTCGCCgcctctcaggaagctggagacaggagctgacgctgggaattgaacccaggcacgcccATGTGGTATGCAGGCATCTGAACTCCTAGGCTCAACACCTGCCTCcaactggaaggaaggaaggaaggaaggaagggaggaagagaacatCCTTTAGACTTTAAACAGATAAAGGACGATTGTAGACGTTCAAGGATTTTCTTCATCTCGTGGTAACAATCATACATTGaaacatatcttaaaaaaaatgtcttaGCAGGAGCGGGGATCTTCACACCTGCTCAACGAGGGCATTTGAGAGCAGCATAACCAGTGTAGGTCTAAGTAGGTGGGAAAGCAGTCACTGCCAGGCCCAGTTCGGGCGAGGTCTGAGCTCCAAGTAGGTGACAGGTGAGCCGCATTCgtatttttagttagttttttttttctctctctctcttcttagcAGTTCCTACTGCTCACCAGGCGAGGGCGGTAGGGAGACACCAGTTGGTCCGCTCCCCATCTGGTAGTTGCTCCTCCAAGGCTCAGCCTCTGAAGTGGGGCTCAAAAGCCAGGTGCGCCTCCGCGATCCCAGCCTGCCAGCTGAAGGATCAGGATCTTGCATGGGGTGACCGGGGCGGCGGCGGAGGTTAACAGGGAGTAGGGCAAGGAGCAGGCCCGAGGTCCTTCTGCTACCTCGGGggctctgggggaggaggggtcacAGGCCAAAGGGCTCAGGCGTGTGACTTGCACGGGTGAACCTTTGACTTTGCGTGCGCTCTGCAGTTAGTGGAAGGGAGCCACGTGGGGTTAAACGGATTGGGTCCCTTCTCCGCTCAGCCACGGGTCACTGGACGGCCTCCGTCCAATCCCTGGCCCTCAAGCCTGGGTGCCGCCGGGAGGACCCCCTTCCCCCGGTCGCCgggaggacgtccccgcagcccGGTGGCCCGGCCAGCCCACGCCGGGGCGGCGCTGCCAGGGATCCCGCGTGCCGCGAGCGTCCACGCCCCGGTCTTGGGCGGGGCCGCCCCGCCTCCGGTGCTGCCTGCAGAGTTAAGTCCGAGGCCATGGGGTCTCCGCGCTGCCGCCATGGATCAGCTGCGCGCTGGCGCCCGCCTGAGGATCCTGCTGGGACACCTCTGCCACCCCTCGGCTGCGGCCATCATATCCTTGAGCCTGCGCGCGCGCTGCTCGGGTCCGGGCTCGGGGCGATGGCCTGTGTGCGCTCGTCCCAGCTAGGGTCACTTTTCCCCCAGAGCGAGCCGGGCAGCGGGGAGGAGGTCGTGTCCCGCGACGCTGGTGGCCCCGGCGGGCCTCGCTGGCCTCTGTGGCTTTGCTCCATTGTCCGCGCGCCCTTAAGGGTTCGGTTTCTTGCTCTGGGGTCTGGGCAGCTGATTCCGAAGAGGACTTTGCCATTTTCTCTGAGGCCGCCCAGAGCCCTGCTCACAAATGCCAAAGCGGGGGGTTCTTCATCTTCCGGCCACCTCTAGGGTCCTTGTGAAGATGAAGTGAGGTGGTAGAGGCCAAAGCGCCTTAGCCGCGGTGTGCACCTGTCCGAGGAGGAGTGAAGTCAGAGCTCCCGCGTCTGTTCAGGAAGATGCCTTTCTCGTGAGAACTGAACTAGCACGGGGGGCTATTTCTCGGACCGGCTGGCTCCTCGGTTTTACCTTATTTGCCTTAATTCACGTCCTAGGTAGCCCACCCCACTTCAGGGACATCTTCCCCTGCCAGTTTCCAGCCTCAGCAATTCCAGTAAGTAGATCTAactgtgattttttatttttttaaaacgatttattttatttgaaacagttacacagagagacaaggagacacaaagagaaagagaggtcttccatccgttggttcactccccaattgggcatAACAGCAAGACCTGTgctgatttggagccaggagccaggagcttcttcgggtctcccaagagggttctggggctcaagcacttgggccatctgctactacttccccaggccatcagcaggcagctggtttgGAACTGGAACTGCTGGtattcgaaccggtgcctatatgggatgctggtgtcacaggcacatgcttaacctactatatataccacagcaccagtcccccagAACTAGTTCTAATCAGTAAAGTTGGGAAAATGTTTCACATGTTGACTTTAATTTTCTATATGTAAATTTCAGAAGGAAGGAACAGCATCAGAAACTACATAACTAATAACCCAGGCAtgatatatattacatttaaattAGCTTGTAGTTATATTGACATATTAGCTAGCTAGCATCTCTGGCATATCTTAAGTCACTTTTGATAGAGAAAGCTTTGACCTTCATAAATATTCTTCTTGTAATAAATATTATTAGCaataattccaatttttaaattgctgGTTAAGATTTATACTTATTTATGGGATATGATGTTGTAATTTGATACATGTATGcaatataaaatgatcaaatggGGTAATTAGTTTTTCTACCTCCTCAGATACCATTTCTTCTGCTCTACGTGGTATCAAGTGCATAATTAATTGTTCTAGAGTCCAGGTACCCTGCTGTGTTACAGAGCAGAAGGGCTCATGTCAAGGAGTGGGTTATGTAGCTTGAGTCTGTGGACATGCTGTGTACTTACTTGGATGTTGTCACTTTGATTACTTCTACGAATGCACCAACCAGAAAATTAAAAGTGTATTGGATTGTTTCCCATCTGAAAAACCACTTATATTCATTACACCAAAAATCTTATATACTCATCTATAATTCCATTGCTGAAAGGCACTCACTCTTacaaattattttggatatatttttgcaggttttaaacttttcttctaagtttttattgatgtattttcattttatctgaaagggagagagagagagagaaagacaatggcaaaaaaagagagagcgagctaccaccccctggttcactctccaaggaACACAGTAGGTGAGACTAggccgaggctgaagccaggagcccagaattccatccaagtctctgacgcgggtgcaggaatccaagccgctgagccatcatctcttgcctcccaggatgcacattaagaggaagttggatcagagatggagtagccaagactcgaaccaggcactcaggaatgggatgtaggtgtctcagGGGATGACTTACGCTGctgctccaaacacctgcccctgcatcTTCCCACAagtagtgtcttggctttacatcaCGGTCCTCATATCGTATTAGAAGAAACATCATCCAAACTATCATATgccctttatttttaatatttatttatttgaaagagctatacacagagaggagaggcagagagagagagagagagagagagagagagagagagagaggtcttctatccactggttcactccacagttggccacaatggccggagctgtgccaatccaaaggcaggagattcctctggatctcccactttagttggtgcagggtcccaaggacttgggccattttccactgttttcccagtgcatagcagagagctggatcagaggtggagcagctgggtcttgaattggcattcatatgggataccagcactacaggcagcggcttaacccgctacgccgcagcactggccccatgccctttttttttaatgctggagACATAATCTATTGAGTGGATATACAAGGGTGTTCAAAAAGTTGGAAAATCTAGACTGTGTAAatactgtgcatagatttcaaaaaaattctttgtacctcaataaacttgtatttttacTCTATTTCcctgaaactttttgaagtaccctcataatgtcagttaatttttcttctattactGCAGTTTTTTGGGGGGTTAATTATAGTTCATGCTTTTTAGGTTGTTTTAGATTAGTTCCATACAGTCAGGAACAGAAATAACAGATTGGAGAATAGAGTATGAATATTTGTTATGTTCTTGATACATGTTGTTTCCTTATAATTATAAAGATATTATGGAAATCTTTCCTTCTTTAGGTATACTCTGGATAATAATGTTCTAAGCCTAGAACAGagaaaattttatgaagaaaacgGGTATCTGGTCATTAAGAATCTGGTGTCGGATGCTGACATTCAGCGCTTCAGGTACGGTAGCACTGTTTGTTCGTTATGAACTGTGTGTTCTGTGGCATGAGGACCCGAGTCAAGACCCGCCTCTTCCTGATCCGTGTTTGCAGTGATTCACTTTGTTAGGAGCTGGGTATGAGCTCTGGGCTAGACTGAGGGCCGCGTCCTGGGCTATCTGCCTAGGTTTCCGCGACTCCGTGTCCCCTCCCTGCTACATTTCATCTGTGCAATGGCCATCGAGATAGTGCCGCCATCCCAGCGGCTAAGACTAAGTACAGTGACAAGTAAGGAAAACGTAGCAAGTGGGGGCTGGCACGCGGTGAACGCGACTGGCCTGTGGCCATCATTTTTACCGTGCAACCAAAACCACAAAACGGTTTCCCTGCAGGTTTGCCAAGCTGAGCCACGTTTTCATTGTGGTAGGGTGATCCCTACCTGGCAGTAAAGAGGCCGGCACATCTGAGGTGGCCGTGTCCCCTCCCTATCGCCAGGACTATTCTGTTGTGCAGGGAAACCTGCCGCTGGAGTCTGTAGGTCCCTCTGGCAGGGCGGGACTGGACAGGTGCTGGGAGCCTGGCTTCATGACACCgtatgcaaatttattttcctagGAGTGAGTTTGAAAGAATCTGCAGAAAGGAGGTTAGACCACCGGGCTTATTGGTGATGAAAGATGTGGCCATTGTGAAATCGGAGCATAACCTGAGTGAGAAATCCGTTACCAAGATCCAGGACTTCCAGGAAGACGAGGAGCTCTTCAGATACTGCACCCTGCCCGAGGTCAGAGGCTCTGTGTGCTGGGCTTGTGTGCAGCATCGCCAGGCTGCGAGCCTGCACCCCTGTCCCCAgatctgctgcccctgccccttcccacaTGTGGCTCTAAGCGCTGTAGTCCGCAGCTGGAGGTGCTTTGGGCCCCCAGTGGGTATTGGCAGGTTTTGGTTGGCTCGCGGTGGCTTCTCCTGGGTGGGAGCCGGGGATCACGCAGTAATGGGGCTCAGCCATGCTACAGTGCCCAGAGCcagagcagccccctccccagacagAGAATGACCTCACCCGCAGCGCCAGGGATGGCAGCTTTGAGGAGCCGTGTGTCTGTTGAGAAGGAACAGAATTCTGGGTGAATGGGACACAGCCCTTCCAAGACAATGGGCGTCAAGTTCCTGAGGCTATGATTCGTAAActcatgtattttttcctttttttttttaaatgtttactttagAAAtagaagttacagacagagagagggagagagagagagagattggtcttccatctgctggttccctccccaaaagccccaacagctggagctgggtgcatCCAAAGctatgagctaggagcttcttccaggtctctcatgtggctgcaggggcccaaggacttgggccatcttccactgctttcacaggccatagcagagagctggatcggaagtggagcccctgagacttgaaccgtcatccatatcggatgctgatgctgcaggcggcagctttacccgatacaccatagcactagcccaggatgcatttgttttaaaattagatttctgtttttttttaaaaatagtattaatctttttttgtttttgacaggcagagttagacagtgagagatggagagacagagagaaaggttttccttttgttggttcacacctcaaatggctgctgcggctggcgtgcggcaccgatccgaagctaggagtcaggtgcttcctcctggtctcccatgcaggtgcagggcgcaagcacttgggccatcctccactgccttcccgagccacagcagagagctggactggaagaggagtaaccgggacagaatctggcaccacaaccgggactagaacctggtgtgctggtgccgcaggtggaggattagccaagtgagccctaaagcaggtgctgcggctcaataggctaatcctccacctggggcaccagcaaactgggttctagtcccagtcggggcacccgattctgtcccggttgctcctcttccagtctagctctctgctgtggcctggagtccttgtgccctgcacccacatgagagacaaggagaggcacctgcttccaggctttggatcagcgtggtgctccagccgcagtgtgccatcCGCAGCTGTCATTggaggtaaaccaatggaaaaggaagacctttctctctgtctctctctctcactgtctactctgcctgtcaaaaataaattaattaattagttaaaaacaaataagaaaagatCTAAAGAGTACACAAAGACATGAAGCAAAAAGGAGTGACCCCACCTCCCCGGAACCTTGCTCCCTGTTGAGTGTATGTGTCGGGTTTTCTCTCACTTGTACACCCCTTGCCTGTGTCGGGGATCAGGAACCTCCTGGCTGTCACCTTGTGTTTTTCACTTACAGTGGGTCCTGTCATCCTCCCGTAGCCCTCTGCATGGAGCCACCTGGTAACTTTCAAACTGCAGTATACCAGGGTCTTAGTTTCCGAGCCATTTGTTTGCAGGAGGCTTCCCAGGGAGTATAGGAATTATAACCAGGTGCTGTTAGAGAGCTTGGTTCCCAGAGGTGGGCTGTACAGGGATGCCACCTGTGCTGTCACGTTCAGGTCCCAGACAGAGGACCGAGGGGAAGCGGCCCCCTGGACTGTCGTGCAGTCCTGTGCTGGAGATGGAACTCGGCTGCGGGATGGTGGGTGACAACTTGTGGTTGGCGAAACGCTGCTGTGAATACCTTGGGTGAATATTGGCAGTTCCTGTAGCGCCCTCAGTGGGTACGAGTTACGTGAATGGTTACTTCTCTGTCCATGTGTTGGGAAGCATCACCAGCACATCAAACTCAACGATTTTCAGGAAGTTAACTTGGGATAAGATTTAGAAGGAAGATGATGTAATTGAGAGAAGTGACTGGCTAAAGAACAGTCCGGAGGACAGCAGTGATGGTGGGGATGGCTCTCAGCCGTGGGGGTTTATAAGCGCCAGCCCAGGCGAAGGCGCACAGTCCCAGGCTTGGTGTAGATGGAACCGTGAGGCCTGCCTCTCGAGCTGTCTGTACAAGTCAAGTGTTTCAGGCTGTAACTGCCAACATTCCCGACCTAGCAGAGATCAGGCTGTGAGGAGGAGTTGCCCCTGCCTCCTGTTTTGGAATCAGATCCGGCCATGCTTGAATGCCGTCTTCTTCCCTGATCTGACTTCTGAGTCTTGGGTTTATCCGTGCGGGACTTTCATCTTCAGGGATTCTTTGGAAGACGGAGTGAAATTTAGGCATCATGTAAGGCTTATTTGGCCCGATGTGTCATGGGCATTTGGTTGGGAGTCTGTGGCTGGGGTCCCTGTGTGccgcagcacccccacccccagagcccgGGACCAATTCCCCACTCCTTGTCAGGTCCTCTTGGTGCAGCTCACCTTTGGCCGTGCCACACAATGCTCCCAGGTCATGATCGAGTCAGCATCTTGATTCCTATGTGACCTCCAACTGCACAGGCACAGGACCTGCTTTTCTTGTCCACTGCTGCACGCCTGCTTCCTGTGACTGGGCCTGCTTCCTGCCTATGTGAAGACGTGGAGGGGAGGGCACACTGGTTGTGCAGTGTCCTCTGAGCCGCTGCCCTGCTCTGACCTGGCCGCTCCTGACAGCAGCAAATCCTGTTgggctcttcctttcttctcttactGTCTGAGAGGCAGACTGATGGAGAAATCTCCACTCACAATTCTACTCCACAGATGCCCAtaagtgtccagggctgggcctgccaaAGGTGGgcgctggaactcaatccaggtctcccacgtgggtggcaagaacccagcgacttgagccatcagctgctccctcccagcgtgtgcaggagcagggagctggaattgggcacagagctgggactcaaacccagctgcCGGGCCAGATGCTCCCCTTGGGCCCACTTAGGCAGGGTCGTTCTTGTGCAGGGTCtccaagaagaaaaaggaagccgTTTCTCCCTGGGCACTGTCTGTGGCTTTGGGTGGCAGAAGGGCTGGTCCTGGCCTTCTAGGCTGATACCTTACAGAAACGCACCCCTTTCTTGTAGAAGAGAAACAGGTTATATTCCCAGCTACTCAGACAAGCCTGCCCAATTCAACGGGTTGTAGATATAGAGTGGTTTCCAGTTTCTGGATTTTCTGCCATGCTTTGTTCTCAGTGTTGTGAAATACTGACTGTTACCATCTTGCCTGTCATAGAGTAGCTGGCCTTGGTGCCACTGGCCTGTACTTCTGATTGCCCATGAAACTTTGTTCCTCCTTATCCCCCTTATTTTTCTTAGATCTTGAAATATGTGGAGTGCTTCACCGGACCCAATATTATGGCCATGCACACAATGCTGATTAACAAACCTCCAGATGTTGGTAAAGgacttttcttcttattattttagatttatttattcatttgaaaggcagagttacagatagagagagatcttccatctgctggttcactccccaaatgacctctaatagccagcgctgggccaagctgaagccaggatcctggagctccctctgggtctcccctgatgggtggcaggagcccaagcacttgggccatcttctgctgccttcccaggcacatcagaatggagctggattggaagtggagcagccaggacttgacccagcgctcataaaggatgccagcattgtaggtggtactTAACCAGCCGTGCCACCACAATGGCTCCAGGACTCTTCTTATTAAGGAGAACATAGAAAAAAATTGTTCAATTAACATATGTGAGGTTGATGTTCTGACCTTGCTGGTGCAGaacttccaggcttctggctcagactggctttgctcctgcagttgcagtgcctggttcactccccaaatggccacaatgaccaaagctgggccgatccaaagccaggagcttcttctgggtctcctacgcaagtgcaggagcccaaggacttgggccacggtatactgctttctcagcccattgcacagagcaggatcggaagtggagcagccaggactgaaacccccacccatatggcatgtggcactgcaggtggcgaccttaccctctatgccacagtgccggcccctgcccatGTTGATTTGACATCCAGTTGGTTGCTTCTCTCTCGAGGTTGATTTTTCTGTAGTGTTGTTTCATTTGCCTGGGGATAGATCATTTTTCCGGTTTTCCAGGCAAAGGATAAGGAATTCTGAGACTTGGACAAATGTCTTTTTAAGATATTAGatttaatttgattatttatttaaaattataaatatttatctgaGAAGAAAAGAGTACAAGAAAGagcccatcttctgattcactccccagatacttgcaatgcctggggctgggccaggaactcaatcccggtacccacctgggtggcaggaactaaggtacttgaaccatcttcacccagtgccttccagggtgcagagtggcaagaaactggagttaggagccaggactGAGTATCACACCCAGGCATCTGAATGGGGATGCAGATGTCctcaccagtgtcttaaccacaggGCCTCTTGTCTGCCCTTGAACAGCTTTTAACAGCAGGTTGTCTTTCAGGCAAGAAGACGTCCCGTCATCCCTTGCACCAGGATCTGCACTATTTCCCCTTCCGGCCCAGCAATCTCATTGTTTGTGCGTGGACCGCAATGGAGCACATTGACCGGAACAACGGTTGTCTGGTGGTGCTTCCCGGCACCCACAAAGGCCCCCTGAAGCCGCACGACTACCCGCAGTGGGAGGTAAGTCTGTCTAGGAGCCGAATCTCCTTCCCAGTTTTAAATTTCACTCAGCATCCATAAAGAGCATACAGAGGAGAGGGCACTGCCTTTCTTAGCCAAGCGCTGTCCCAAGACTTAGAAATGCGATCAGGGCCAGTTGCAGGATGTCAGACCAAACACCCAGTGTAGTTGTCCTTTGAACACGTGTTTGAAAACCGGCCCAGGAGGGGGAACTTGAGCAGGTGCTGCGGAGGGCCCGAGATGGCACGGCCTAATCGCAGAGGAAGACGTAAGCACTTCAGCCCTGGATGTGGGTGATACGTGCCCCCCGAGTCTGCTCGCTGACCGTGGCTCTGAGAGCGGAGAAGAGGATGGGACCGTGTGCTGCAACTGCAGAGGCCATCGGGGCTCTTCGGAGGGCTGCGCGGGGGAGAACGGCCCAAGCAGGAGGCCTGGGTTAAAGGgcagagagcagaaagagagagagagagacagagctcttccacctgcaggttcactccccaaatgatcacaacagccagggctgcgccaggtcTCCcccgtaggtggcagggacccacacacttgacACCTGCTTTGTCACAGGATTTGggtcagcaagaagctgggtccagAAGCctaggaaccaggactcaaaccaggcattctgatgtggcatGTGGGTTTCCCAGTCATCATCTTTGCCCCAAATTGAGCATATTTTGAATCTATAACATGATCACtttgacacacatacacacacacaaacacacccttGTGCAATCCCCACCACAATCGagagaagctctctctctctctttttttttttttttttttgaaaggcagagtggacagtgagagagacacagagagaaaggtcttcctttgccgatgtttcaccctccaatgcggccggcgcaccgcgctgatccgatggcaggagccaggtgcttctcctggtctcccatggggtgcagggcccaagcacttgggccatcctccactgcactcccgggccacagcagagagctggcctggaagaggggcaaccaggacagaatccggcgccccgactgacctagaatctggtgtgccggtgacgcaaggcgaaggattagcctagtgagctgcagtgctggcgaGATAAGCTCTCTTAATCACAGGTAAACACTGAGTTACTTTCTGGCTTTGTGCATCCGTGCAGCTGTAGATGCTGGGGACTGTTAAGCTCCTTTAAGCCAACGAGTGGCGGCATCAGATCAGTCCTTGAGGAAGAATAGGCTGACACTCTGGCCCAGGATGCACTGGAGCTGTGGGCGTCCAGAGCCAGAGGAACCAGAAGGAGACCATGAGCATTTGAGGCATAAGATGAGGAGGTTGGGAAGGCCTGAGAGACGGTTGGGCTGGAAGAGCACCTGCGGCTGAGCAGGAAGTGGGGGTTGTGGgtcttcagaaatgaagaaccTCTGAACGTTCGTCTCCGTTAGTTAGAATTCTTGCATGGATGATTAGTGTTACGTGAAAATATTTGAGTCTGGATCCTGTTGGAAAAACTTGGAATTGTGAGATCATCCATGAAGTTCCGGTTTCGGGGAGAGTTAATGCAAGTAAGCAGCAGGAGAGGCTCTGGATGCCTTAGGCCGAGGGATGTCTGTAggactccagggccaggctggggctgtccCCTCTGCGGGGCTCAGAGTGGTGGCAGCTGCCGGGCTGGGGGGTCTGACTCGCGGAGCCTGCGTCACGTTTCCACCTGGACCAGAGGAGAAGGGCACTGGGTCAAGGTTCACCACTCTGCAGCAGGGAAGTGGGCGCAGACAGAGGCATGGGATTTGGGATCCCTTGGGAAGCTGAATGGgtgctcctgcctccctgccccccagtgACCCATGTAAACTCCCACACTGTGAACTTTATTGTCTTTCTCgctgtctgtctttcctctctcccttccttccctcctccctctctttccctcgctgtctccctccctccctctgtcccttccttccttctctttttctttcagagaCAAACACAGCGCATGCatgcactcccatctactggttcacgctCCCCAGAAACCCGCAGTGGCAGAGAccaaggagctgggagctcaggccaggtctctcatgtgggtggcaggaacccaagtactttttttaaaaataggagcttacagctt is a genomic window containing:
- the LOC100344679 gene encoding phytanoyl-CoA dioxygenase, peroxisomal isoform X2, with the protein product MDQLRAGARLRILLGHLCHPSAAAIVAHPTSGTSSPASFQPQQFQYTLDNNVLSLEQRKFYEENGYLVIKNLVSDADIQRFRSEFERICRKEVRPPGLLVMKDVAIVKSEHNLSEKSVTKIQDFQEDEELFRYCTLPEILKYVECFTGPNIMAMHTMLINKPPDVGKKTSRHPLHQDLHYFPFRPSNLIVCAWTAMEHIDRNNGCLVVLPGTHKGPLKPHDYPQWEGGVNIMYHGIQDYEKNNARVHLVMEKGDTVFFHPLLIHGSGRNRTQGFRKAISCHYASADCHYIDVEGTSQENIAKEVIGMADKFQGYEDTVDFKDVWIFRSRLVKGERVNL
- the LOC100344679 gene encoding phytanoyl-CoA dioxygenase, peroxisomal isoform X1: MKDVAIVKSEHNLSEKSVTKIQDFQEDEELFRYCTLPEILKYVECFTGPNIMAMHTMLINKPPDVGKKTSRHPLHQDLHYFPFRPSNLIVCAWTAMEHIDRNNGCLVVLPGTHKGPLKPHDYPQWEGGVNIMYHGIQDYEKNNARVHLVMEKGDTVFFHPLLIHGSGRNRTQGFRKAISCHYASADCHYIDVEGTSQENIAKEVIGMADKFQGYEDTVDFKDVWIFRSRLVKGERVNL